A stretch of the Bacillota bacterium genome encodes the following:
- the ssnA gene encoding putative aminohydrolase SsnA, with translation MLLVGNGILIALDDANTFLPDGALYIVGDTIMAVGSTSDLRRQYPLAEFIDAEGGLIMPGMQNVHTHTYSTFARGMSLKDAPPTNFTEILSRLWWRLDQALDLDGVYYSAVIHFLDCIKNGTTTVLDHHASPNAISGSLRAIARAAADVGVRSNLCYEVTDRDGIERAAAGLAENESYIVHCQTQADPMSTATFGLHASFTVGDDTLRQAADMSARLGVGVHLHVAEDMADVTHCLSHHQKNVVERLHSFDLLGSQTMAAHCVHIVDAEMELLAATGTNVAHNPESNMGNAVGCAPVREMLAAQVRVGMGTDAYTADMFEGVKVANLLHKFNRRDPSAAWGEVPQLIFKNNRQITANYFAKQLGELAPGAFADVIIIDYAPPTPLTASNFYGHLLFGVSGGLVNTTIVGGKVRMRDRQLQGVDEKALAGEARRFAALLWDKF, from the coding sequence ATGTTATTAGTCGGTAACGGTATCTTAATTGCCCTAGACGATGCTAACACCTTTCTGCCAGACGGCGCCCTGTACATTGTTGGCGACACCATCATGGCCGTCGGCAGCACGAGCGATTTGCGGCGTCAATACCCTCTGGCTGAATTTATCGATGCGGAAGGCGGCCTCATCATGCCCGGCATGCAGAATGTGCACACGCACACTTACAGCACCTTCGCACGGGGGATGTCCTTGAAAGATGCTCCACCCACGAATTTTACCGAGATTTTGTCGCGCTTATGGTGGAGGCTAGATCAGGCCCTGGATTTAGACGGCGTCTACTACAGTGCCGTAATCCATTTTTTAGACTGCATTAAGAACGGCACCACGACGGTACTCGATCACCATGCTAGTCCGAACGCCATCAGCGGCAGTCTCCGCGCCATTGCCCGCGCCGCAGCGGATGTTGGGGTGCGCAGCAACTTGTGCTATGAAGTCACAGATAGAGATGGTATAGAGAGAGCGGCAGCTGGCCTGGCCGAGAATGAAAGCTATATTGTGCATTGCCAGACACAAGCCGACCCGATGTCTACAGCCACTTTCGGCCTTCATGCCTCCTTTACCGTTGGCGACGACACTCTCCGCCAAGCCGCCGACATGAGCGCTAGACTTGGCGTGGGTGTTCATCTACACGTAGCCGAAGATATGGCTGACGTCACCCACTGCCTATCCCACCACCAGAAAAACGTGGTCGAACGGCTGCATTCTTTTGACTTGCTAGGCTCGCAAACGATGGCCGCTCACTGTGTCCATATTGTAGACGCTGAAATGGAGCTTTTGGCAGCGACAGGCACAAACGTCGCCCATAACCCAGAGTCAAACATGGGCAATGCTGTAGGCTGCGCACCGGTGAGAGAAATGCTTGCGGCGCAAGTTAGAGTAGGGATGGGCACAGACGCTTATACGGCAGATATGTTTGAGGGTGTTAAGGTCGCCAACTTGCTCCACAAGTTTAACCGGCGCGACCCGAGTGCTGCCTGGGGCGAAGTGCCACAACTCATTTTCAAGAATAATCGTCAGATTACGGCCAATTATTTTGCCAAGCAACTTGGCGAGCTCGCTCCTGGCGCTTTCGCTGACGTCATTATCATCGACTATGCTCCGCCTACGCCCCTTACGGCCAGTAATTTTTATGGGCACCTGCTCTTTGGCGTGAGTGGTGGCCTGGTAAACACGACCATAGTGGGCGGCAAGGTGCGGATGCGAGACCGGCAACTGCAGGGAGTAGATGAGAAAGCCTTGGCGGGGGAAGCACGCCGCTTTGCGGCGCTGCTCTGGGATAAGTTTTAA
- the preA gene encoding NAD-dependent dihydropyrimidine dehydrogenase subunit PreA, protein MPRLALEFCGLKYANPFVLAASPCTDDEEMVARAFTAGWAGAVLKTTSVETEVVNLAYPMMHGLDYEGKRLVALQNIDLISEHHIDVVEGRIRRLKQAFPDKIVVASMMGQKQEDWQQLVRRVEAAGADMIECSFSCPHGMPEKGMGSTVGQNPELTEKTARWVKEAAKRIPVVIKLTPQIADITAAAAAVKRSGADGVCAINTVKGIIGVDLDTYSPYPEVNGKSCIGGISGAAIKPVALRCVAEIARKVDIPITATGGISNWRDAVEFLLLGARNLQLCTLVMQHGFRVIEDLTDGLSIYLEAKGFDSVEQLVGLALPNLVEHSQLPRRHTALSTLQPEKCVKCGRCYLACRDGGHQAISINADRLPVIDKEKCVGCGFCTAACPVARCLTMQLSFS, encoded by the coding sequence ATGCCAAGACTAGCACTCGAATTTTGCGGGCTTAAATATGCGAACCCCTTTGTGCTGGCGGCCTCGCCCTGTACAGATGACGAGGAAATGGTGGCTCGCGCTTTTACCGCTGGCTGGGCAGGGGCAGTGCTCAAAACCACATCTGTCGAAACAGAGGTAGTTAATCTCGCCTATCCCATGATGCATGGTCTAGATTACGAGGGCAAGCGCCTCGTGGCCCTACAAAACATTGACTTGATTTCTGAGCACCATATCGACGTCGTCGAAGGGCGCATTCGCCGACTCAAGCAGGCCTTTCCTGATAAAATAGTCGTTGCCAGCATGATGGGCCAAAAACAAGAGGACTGGCAACAGCTAGTTCGCCGTGTCGAGGCCGCTGGAGCCGACATGATTGAGTGCAGCTTTTCTTGCCCGCATGGCATGCCCGAAAAAGGCATGGGCAGTACAGTGGGGCAGAACCCCGAGCTTACCGAAAAAACGGCGCGTTGGGTGAAGGAAGCGGCCAAAAGAATACCGGTAGTGATTAAACTTACGCCGCAGATTGCCGACATCACGGCCGCTGCTGCCGCCGTCAAGCGCAGCGGTGCCGACGGCGTCTGTGCTATAAATACGGTTAAAGGGATCATCGGGGTCGATTTGGATACTTACTCTCCATACCCGGAAGTCAACGGTAAGTCTTGCATCGGGGGCATATCGGGCGCGGCTATTAAACCAGTAGCACTGCGCTGCGTAGCTGAAATTGCCCGCAAAGTCGATATTCCCATCACGGCCACGGGTGGCATTTCTAACTGGCGTGACGCTGTGGAGTTTTTACTACTTGGCGCACGAAATCTGCAGCTATGTACTCTCGTCATGCAGCACGGTTTTCGTGTCATCGAGGACCTAACAGATGGGTTAAGTATTTATCTCGAGGCTAAAGGCTTTGATTCCGTGGAGCAACTGGTGGGCTTAGCACTGCCAAACTTGGTCGAGCACTCACAACTGCCCAGAAGGCACACCGCCCTTAGCACCCTGCAGCCAGAAAAATGCGTTAAGTGCGGACGCTGCTACCTAGCATGTAGGGACGGCGGCCATCAGGCGATCAGTATTAATGCTGACCGTCTACCTGTTATCGACAAAGAAAAATGTGTCGGGTGCGGCTTCTGCACTGCTGCTTGCCCGGTAGCACGTTGTTTGACCATGCAACTTAGTTTTTCCTAA
- a CDS encoding FAD-dependent oxidoreductase, which produces MSQLPTSGGGSWSVHQALMEASRCMYCHDAPCVKGCPVEMKIPEFIRKIVTENYAGAARVVYESNVFGAVCADVCPQSELCAKECNAGQVGEPINIGRLQKFAVLQSRPKQAEIFAQGKRVAVIGAGPAGLSGAYSLACQGYEVTVIEARREAGGTTLWGIPPYRLDNAVFAQDMVRIQELVQDMRFGVAIGKEISPDALLAEYDAILLSCGLGRGRELDIPGAELSGVISAEEMLTEYNTTAKKGLSAPPITGKRVIVIGGGNTAMDVAAVARRAGALVTVLYRRTLSEMTAWQEEYQAASNSGVEFRWQTAPVAILGDNQVQAVWAAYMQPTGPDGLTGHLEAVPGSEHDICCDLVVVAIGQTPNPLVKELANHSKVFLAGDALNGGATVVQAVAEGQQAAVAMGIFLRGDSVEAEVS; this is translated from the coding sequence ATGTCTCAGTTGCCCACGTCCGGCGGGGGCTCATGGTCGGTGCACCAGGCACTGATGGAAGCTTCGCGGTGTATGTACTGCCATGATGCGCCCTGTGTCAAAGGTTGTCCTGTCGAGATGAAGATTCCTGAGTTTATCCGCAAAATTGTTACAGAGAACTATGCCGGCGCGGCACGCGTTGTCTACGAGAGCAATGTCTTCGGTGCAGTGTGTGCCGATGTTTGCCCGCAGTCCGAGCTCTGTGCCAAGGAATGTAATGCGGGGCAAGTAGGGGAACCCATCAATATCGGTCGTTTGCAGAAGTTTGCGGTTCTACAGAGCAGGCCAAAACAGGCGGAAATCTTCGCGCAGGGCAAGAGGGTGGCCGTTATTGGAGCAGGGCCAGCGGGGCTAAGCGGCGCTTACTCGCTCGCTTGCCAAGGGTATGAAGTTACGGTCATTGAAGCGAGAAGAGAGGCAGGAGGGACAACCCTTTGGGGGATTCCGCCTTACCGCTTGGACAATGCGGTATTTGCACAAGACATGGTTCGCATCCAAGAATTGGTACAAGACATGCGCTTTGGCGTGGCAATCGGCAAAGAAATTTCGCCCGACGCCTTGTTGGCCGAGTACGATGCCATCCTCCTCAGCTGCGGCCTAGGGCGAGGTAGAGAATTGGATATACCCGGGGCAGAACTTAGTGGTGTCATCTCCGCTGAGGAAATGCTCACAGAGTACAATACCACAGCTAAAAAAGGCCTAAGTGCGCCACCTATCACTGGCAAGCGCGTCATCGTCATCGGGGGTGGCAACACAGCGATGGACGTGGCTGCTGTGGCTAGGCGAGCAGGGGCACTAGTGACTGTTCTGTACAGGCGTACTCTGAGCGAAATGACTGCCTGGCAGGAAGAATACCAAGCAGCCAGCAATTCGGGCGTAGAATTTAGGTGGCAGACTGCACCGGTGGCGATTCTAGGGGATAACCAAGTGCAGGCGGTGTGGGCAGCCTACATGCAACCTACAGGGCCAGACGGTCTCACCGGCCATCTCGAGGCGGTGCCGGGCAGTGAGCACGATATTTGCTGTGATTTAGTCGTGGTGGCGATAGGGCAGACACCTAACCCCTTAGTCAAAGAGTTAGCAAACCATTCTAAAGTATTTTTAGCGGGCGATGCGCTGAATGGTGGGGCGACGGTAGTACAGGCGGTCGCGGAGGGCCAACAGGCAGCTGTGGCCATGGGCATTTTCTTGCGTGGTGATAGTGTCGAAGCGGAGGTGAGTTAA